The window GAAGCCCTTCCAtttcatatctttatttaatctgcaccttctctgcctcctccctcccccaccagccCCTGAGAGGGGGTGGAAGCCCCAGTTGGAAGGGAAGGGACTACTCTCTCCTCCCTGGGGGAGGGACGGTGTCCCCTGGGTCAGGCTCCACTGTGGGAAAAGCAGGGCCACGAAGGGCAAGGCAAGGGCATCGTCCAAGAGGCagtggccagggccagggcccctCGGATGCCCCGTATCCCCATGTGTCCCGTGGATCATCAGGAAGGTGAAGAGAGAAGCCTGGGGAGAGATGACAGGAGGGGTGTGGGCATGGCCAACAGAGGCAATCATGAACTTCAGGAGGCAGGAGTGGAGCCCCGGGTCACAGGGGAGGGGTCTGGGTGGGAGAAGGGTGTGTGGACACTAGGGAGAAGAGCAGGGTGTGGTGGGCGAGGGTGTGCTCCCAGAACCGGCTCCCAGAGGAGGCTGCACTGCAGGGTCGGATCAGGAACTGCCCCTGAGCGGAGGTGAcagggcaggcagggagagaTCTAGCATGTGAAGGTGGTGTGAATTTGGGTGGGCAGTGGGGCCAAGGCCACGGTGCTGCCACCTCCAGCTCTTCGTCTTTGGGGAGGCCAACCCAGCTGGGCATAGCCCCAAACTACCACTTTGTGCTTCTGTGTTGCTGGAGGGCTCCCAGCGTGGCCTCAGccagggcaggaaggagccagCCGGCCCCCCTTTGTTGTAGGCTACTGCTGTCTCCAGGACTGCTCCCCATTCCATTCCAgcctttctggaaacttccttccCTGCCCAATGTGCAAGGAACCCCCAAGCCTGATCATCTGCCATTTCAGGGAGTGGAAGGTGGTAGTGGGGGAAACCATGCTGGGGATGAATATAGACTCAACATAGGTGGCGTCCATTTCCCCTGAATGATACAGGTCACTGCTGTAGTTTAGggaacccccaccccaccccatcccacccctcctGTGTGGCTGGTCTGTTCTCCCTCGTGTTTTGGACAATTACTCAGGTTTCTGTGCCCATGGTGAGGAGGGGTGTGGCTCTGGGACTCTCAGAGTGCACCCTGCCCATCCCCCCGGCAGCCACTGTCCCCGTGGACAATGAGCACTGGGAAGTAAAGGGCATCCTCGTAGCACGGTGGGCTTTCCAGGGGCTCCGTGTCCTCTCCACGGCGCCCCAGTGGCCCCCCGCTCAGGCTCCGGAAGACCCCTGGCGTGGCCCGGCCTCCTGCGCCCAGGGAAAGACGACTGCGGCTGAAGGGCAGGCGGGGCCCACTGGGCCGCGCAGGGGGCAGCGAGTTGCTGCTGACAGAGCGGCGGCAGCGCTGACAGCCGCGCAGGTAGGCGCCGGAGCCGGCGCCCATGACCAcagcctctgagtagctgggCACCAGCTGTCGGTTGGAGCAGATGTGCCACTCGAGCTCGGTGAAGTCCACCGTGGCCACACGGGAGAGAGGCGGCCCGCTGGGCATGGCCCCTGGAGGGGGCGAGCTGGCGCCAAACAGCTTCTCCACCTGGTAGTGCACGTGGGCCGTGCCATAGGCTGCCACCACGCGCAGCGGCCAGGACAGCGTGGCCGCCGACACCAGCCAGAAGACCCAGGCGCGCGCGTACCAGGGCGGGCTGCGGGGGTCAGCGAAGACCATGAGGGACTCGCGGAAGTCCACGTCCTTCAGGTGCATGCCCTCGCGGGCCTCCAGGTAGTCGTCCAGGCCCTCGTTGGCGCTGAAGAAGCGCGCGCGCTGCGTGAGGTACGAGGCCTCGGCCTCGGCGCTGCCGAAGCTGAAGCACTTGGTGAAGCGCAGCCGCGTGGCCGCGTGGTCGGCCAGGCCCACCAGCTCCTTGGAGACGTCGCGGACACCGTGGGCCGAGTAGTCAAACTCACCGCGCGCAGTGCGACTGTCGGCCCTCTCGTGGTAGACCTGCGTGGTGGTGTAGGCGTCGCCGTTGCGGTAGCGGGTGATCTGGCGTGTGCGCCGCACATAGTGGTAGCTGGTGGCCTTCCACCAGACACAGGGTGGTGCCTGCTGCAGCCGGTGGATCAGAGCAAGCACGGTGTTGGCGTCCGTGCGAGGTGCCTGGCATGACCGCACGTGACAGTGCCAGCACTCAGCCAGGTAGAGGAGGTAGAGGAGGGAGACAAAGGCCAGTGGGATGTACAGGTAGCCATCCGAGCAGGGGCTGGCCGGGTAGGTGGGTGGCGGACCCCCTGCCCCACGTGCCAAGGCTGCCTCAGGCCCCAGGACCAGACGTGGCACAGTGGCCAGGCGACACCAAGCCACTACAGCCCCGCAAGCATGGATGAGCAGTGTGAGGAGCAGGCACTTCCAGTGCGACTCTCGGCACAGGGAGCTTCCCAAGGACTGCTTCAGGGGCCGCTGCTGCAAGGCAGGCAGAGACGGGGAGGCTGAAGTCAGGATGGAGCCCACAGTTGGGCCAGTCACCCTGCTTAAACCCACCCTGCTTAGGCGGTGAAGGAGGTGGTGCCCAGGACCCACTATATATATCGAACTGGAACTTGAGGCTCCAAGGGATTAAGCCAACTGCTTCAGGCCTTGCTTCTAGCCAGCTCAGTGCTGCTGCAGGGTCCAGACCCAGGCCACCAGCTTTGAGCCTGTCCTCTACTGTGCCCTGCTACCTCTCAGTCACAAGCACTAGGAACAACAGACCAATTCCTGCCAGGAGGAAAGGACCTCCCATGTTGGCTACTGAGAAAATTAAGTGCTGGTGGCTCCAGCTCTGCCCTGATTTGCTGTGTGGACTTGGTCACAtccctgccctctctgggccttgacTCCTGGCCCTGTGGTCTGGGAGGTCAGCCTCACAGGGGCCCAAGGGTTCAGCAGGATGAACTTTGGAGTTTAACAGCCCAGGATCTGATGCTGGTTCTGCCACTTACAGTATAACTTGGGCCAGTCCCTCATCCTTTCTGGACCTCAATATCCTCACCTGAAACCTGGGGTTGTGAGGGTTGAAGGAGATCATGTGTGAAGATCTTAGCATAGAGTCTGGCCATGGGAATAAACATTATTACTGTTACTCTGAGACTCCCTCAGGTCCTTATTCCACTAGGGACAGCAAGAGACTTGGAGAGGCTTTTAAGAcagtgagaaagagggagagcTGGCAGCGGAGGAGGTGTGAGTCTTGGGGTGGGGAGTAGATGGAGGGCCGCCCTCCACTCCCCATCTGTgctgagggagggggagggacacAGCTGCTGGACAGCAGGGCCACTCCCTGGCCCTAGGGCTTGGCCCACCTCCTGGGCAGGGCAACCAGCCTGGCCACCTCATCCCAGGTGCCAACGGAGAGACAAGAGGGTTGGAAGAATGGAGAAGGCTAAAAAGCAGAAGTATGTAGGGCTTTAAGAAAAAGAGCCTTAAGGACAGAAGCACTGTCCCCAGTGCCACCCAGGGCAGCCTGCTCCTGCACTACAGGTACACACCTTCACCCAGCCCCACAGTCGGGACACACACCACTCATCCATGCCCCCAACCAGTGTTCATCACGGACCCATCCCCAGGAGGAACACGTGGCCTGTCATCAAAGAA of the Sciurus carolinensis chromosome 11, mSciCar1.2, whole genome shotgun sequence genome contains:
- the Tmem151a gene encoding transmembrane protein 151A, which gives rise to MPEGGCGDGGEVPELIPDGEPLREEQRPLKQSLGSSLCRESHWKCLLLTLLIHACGAVVAWCRLATVPRLVLGPEAALARGAGGPPPTYPASPCSDGYLYIPLAFVSLLYLLYLAECWHCHVRSCQAPRTDANTVLALIHRLQQAPPCVWWKATSYHYVRRTRQITRYRNGDAYTTTQVYHERADSRTARGEFDYSAHGVRDVSKELVGLADHAATRLRFTKCFSFGSAEAEASYLTQRARFFSANEGLDDYLEAREGMHLKDVDFRESLMVFADPRSPPWYARAWVFWLVSAATLSWPLRVVAAYGTAHVHYQVEKLFGASSPPPGAMPSGPPLSRVATVDFTELEWHICSNRQLVPSYSEAVVMGAGSGAYLRGCQRCRRSVSSNSLPPARPSGPRLPFSRSRLSLGAGGRATPGVFRSLSGGPLGRRGEDTEPLESPPCYEDALYFPVLIVHGDSGCRGDGQGAL